The Chaetodon trifascialis isolate fChaTrf1 chromosome 16, fChaTrf1.hap1, whole genome shotgun sequence genome includes a region encoding these proteins:
- the LOC139345016 gene encoding protein ABHD15 — protein MPLEGNVTEESEQNFQGKTPDSLLNYTLLCLTMASFVWECFFCFVPSLLLLLLSLALRWPRVRSWTRLAVRAAGWRLWIIICLILELPLDRNTRALTKEARSPGTDVLSGSGQASEGPRLICKATALAKYLLRHCGSLARPRLASWPRGDPHIQTLYSMLCGRHEDTLQFTRDNLLLRDGGIIALDWAVGTRQGEAIGRKKWEGRREHQSVGKALGCFTATPPVLIVIPQSWGGTTPHLKALCHQAVRQGFYVVVFHARGTAGCPLTTARRTEFGDPVDLEQAVAYVHSRHPSSVLVAVSEGSGSGILLSYLGESGSSSYLSAAAAISPVLLGQLWFETAMPPLYHWGVLFHRKMQLSRYRSSFRGVLDVDRALSCSSLRDFEEALSCSSAQLQQTDATPPLSSQNSGLSTGSHSPQGLAPSVAWTLGERAYPAKDWDSYWERNEPLRDADEVAVPVLCVCSRDDPLLPPASTLPLPLFQSNPYFLLALTDRGGHCGFTLEGGSTSNEEVEGGNWSHVAVLEYFRVVADFLKGEEREQASWGGPLGEYGQAGQRSRAGNVAPPRRRRATIMRRPRLQVPEQSGTDGEEGNFTWKRSYTR, from the exons ATGCCTCTTGAAGGAA ATGTGACTGAGGAATCAGAGCAAAACTTCCAAGGGAAAACACCGGATTCTCTGTTAAACTACACGCTCCTATGTTTAACAATGGCTTCATTTGTATGGGagtgtttcttctgttttgtcccgtcactgctgctcctgctgctgtctctggcTCTCCGCTGGCCCAGGGTACGTAGTTGGACCAGGCTGGCTGTCAGGGCTGCTGGCTGGAGACTCTGGATCATCATTTGTCTGATCCTGGAGCTGCCGCTAGACAGGAATACAAGAGCGCTGACGAAGGAGGCCAGATCACCAGGGACAGATGTTTTGTCCGGGTCAGGTCAGGCCTCAGAGGGTCCCAGGCTCATCTGCAAAGCCACTGCGCTGGCTAAATATCTGCTCCGGCACTGTGGCTCTCTGGCCAGGCCGAGACTGGCCTCCTGGCCCAGAGGGGACCCACACATCCAGACTCTGTACAGCATGCTGTGTGGACGACATGAAGACACGTTACAGTTCACAAGAGACAATCTGCTGTTGAGAGACGGAGGTATCATAGCTCTGGACTGGGCAGTGGGAACAAGACAGGGTGAGGCAATCGGGAGGAAGAAgtgggaggggaggagggagcaTCAGTCGGTGGGAAAGGCGCTAGGCTGCTTCACCGCGACCCCACCTGTCCTCATTGTCATCCCTCAGTCCTGGGGAGGGACGACCCCCCACCTTAAGGCGCTGTGCCATCAGGCGGTGCGTCAGGGCTTTTATGTGGTGGTGTTTCACGCTCGAGGCACAGCAGGGTGCCCGCTGACCACAGCACGACGCACCGAGTTCGGAGATCCAGTCGATCTTGAGCAG GCGGTGGCTTATGTCCACAGCCGCCACCCGTCCTCTGTGCTGGTTGCAGTGAGTGAGGGTTCAGGCTCAGGGATTCTTCTCTCCTACTTGGGGGAGTCTGGATCGAGTTCATACCTGTCAGCGGCTGCAGCCATCTCACCTGTACTCCTCGGCCAGCTGTGGTTTGAAACAGCCATGCCTCCTCTGTATCACTGGGGGGTTTTATTTCACCGCAAAATGCAGCTCAGCAG ATACAGGAGTTCCTTCAGAGGAGTCCTGGATGTGGATAGAGCGCTCAGCTGTTCCTCCCTCAGAGACTTCGAGGAAGCTCTTTCCTGCTCTTCAGCCCAGCTTCAGCAGACAGATGCCACACCTCCACTAAGCTCTCAAAACTCTGGACTGAGCACAGGATCTCACTCCCCGCAGGGTCTGGCACCCTCAGTGGCATGGACACTGGGCGAGAGGGCATACCCAGCCAAGGACTGGGACAGCTACTGGGAGAGGAACGAACCACTGAGAGATGCAGATGAGGTGGCAGTCCctgtgctctgtgtctgcagccgAGATGACCCTCTCCTCCCGCCGGCTTCCACTTTACCCCTTCCCCTTTTCCAGAGCAATCCTTATTTCCTCCTggcactgacagacagaggagggcaCTGTGGGTTCACTCTGGAGGGAGGGAGCACCAGTAATGAGGAAGTGGAGGGTGGTAACTGGAGCCATGTCGCAGTTCTGGAGTACTTCAGGGTAGTGGCTGATTTCCtgaaaggggaggagagggagcaggcCAGCTGGGGTGGTCCACTAGGAGAATATGGTCAGGCTGGGCAGAGGAGCAGGGCCGGCAACGTGGCCCCCCCTCGCAGGAGGAGAGCCACCATAATGAGGAGGCCGAGGCTGCAGGTCCCTGAGCAGAGCGGGAcggatggagaggaagggaacTTCACCTGGAAGAGGTCCTACACacgctga
- the taok1b gene encoding serine/threonine-protein kinase TAO1, which produces MPSSVRAGSLKDPEVAELFFKEDPEKLFSDLREIGHGSFGAVYFARDVRTNEVVAIKKMSYSGKQSNEKWQDIIKEVKFLQRIRHPNSIEYKGCYLREHTAWLVMEYCLGSASDLLEVHKKPLQEVEIAAITHGALQGLAYLHSHNMIHRDVKAGNILLTEPGQVKLADFGSASIASPANSFVGTPYWMAPEVILAMDEGQYDGKVDIWSLGITCIELAERKPPLFNMNAMSALYHIAQNESPTLQSSEWTDYFRNFIDSCLQKIPQDRPHSDDMLGHAFLQRERPDSVLMDLIQRTKDAVRELDNLQYRKMKKILLQEAHNGPTAEVQDGDEELEPGGGRTGTVNSVGSNQSIPSMSISASSQSSSVNSLNEAAQDSRSELDLMEGDHTVMSNSSVIHLKPEEEESFSGEQAATSQPSEPQPTPAQAPRKHYRNREHFATIRTASLVTREMQEHEQDSELREQMSGYKRMRRQHQKHLMALENKLKGEMDEHRLRLDKELESQRNNFTQEMEKLLKKHQAALDKDLKTFTNDEKKFQQHIQVQQKKELSSFLESQKREYKLRKEQLKEELSENQSTPKKEKQEWLSKQKENIQHFQAEEEANLLRRQRQYLELECRRFKRRILIARHNVEQDLAREELNKRQTQKDLEHAMLLRHHESMQELEFRHLGTIQKARAELIRTQHQTELTNQLEYNKRRERELRRKHVMEVRQQPKSLKSKELQIKKQFQETCKTQTRQYKALRNHLLETTPKSDHKAVLKRLKEEQTRKLAILAEQYDHSINEMLSTQALRLDEAQEGECQVLRMQLQQELELLNAYQSKIKMQTDAQHDKERRELEQRVSLRRALLEQKIEEEMLALQNERLERIRSLLERQAREIEAFDSESMRLGFSNMVLTNLAPDSQGGWGGGGGGGQGAQGGGHWPGGGGGGGHHSHHHQGGSSSQQPWGHPMLAGGPPPWSLHHPGGGSQRGSGGGAGGVRNSPQAMRRTSSGGRNEQGMSRSASITSQISNGSHLSYT; this is translated from the exons ATGCCCTCCTCTGTAAGGGCAGGGAGCCTGAAGGATCCGGAGGTGGCTGAGCTTTTCTTCAAAGAAGACCCCGAGAAGCTTTTCTCTGACCTCCGAGAGATTGGCCATGGCAGCTTTGGCGCTGTCTACTTT GCACGGGATGTGCGCACCAATGAGGTGGTGGCAATTAAAAAGATGTCCTACAGTGGAAAGCAGTCTAATGAG AAATGGCAGGACATCATAAAGGAGGTGAAGTTTCTCCAGAGGATCCGGCACCCCAACAGTATAGAGTACAAAGGTTGTTACCTCCGTGAGCACACAGCATGG CTGGTGATGGAGTACTGTCTCGGCTCAGCCTCCGATCTGCTAGAAG TTCATAAAAAACCTTTACAAGAAGTAGAGATTGCTGCCATTACACATGGTGCTCTGCAGGGGCTGGCCTACCTTCATTCCCATAATATGATCCACAG ggATGTGAAGGCAGGCAACATTCTGCTGACTGAGCCCGGGCAGGTCAAACTGGCCGACTTCGGCTCTGCCTCCATTGCCTCACCTGCCAACTCCTTTGTGGGAACGCCATATTG GATGGCCCCGGAGGTGATTCTAGCTATGGACGAGGGCCAGTATGATGGGAAGGTGGATATCTGGTCCTTAGGGATCACCTGTATAGAATTAG CTGAGAGGAAGCCTCCCCTGTTTAACATGAATGCAATGAGTGCCTTATACCACATAGCGCAGAATGAGAGCCCTACACTGCAATCCAGTGAATG GACGGATTACTTTAGAAACTTTATCGATTCATGCCTTCAGAAAATCCCCCAGGACAGACCACACTCTGACGACATGCTGGGT CATGCATTTCTGCAGCGTGAACGTCCAGACTCTGTGCTGATGGATCTTATCCAGAGGACCAAGGATGCAGTGCGAGAGCTGGACAACCTGCAGTACCGCAAAATGAAGAAGATTCTCCTTCAGGAGGCCCACAACGGACCCACAGCAGAAGTCCAGGATGGAGACGAG GAGCTGGAGCCGGGCGGAGGTCGGACAGGAACGGTGAACAGCGTCGGCAGTAATCAGTCCATCCCCAGCATGTCCATCAGCGCCAGCTCccagagcagctctgtcaaCAGTCTGAACGAAGCGGCCCAGGACAGCCGCAGCGAGCTGGACCTCATGGAGGGAGACCACACAGTCATGTCCAACAGCTCCGTCATTCACCTCAAACCG gaagaagaggagagttTCTCTGGGGAGCAGGCAGCCACCAGTCAACCCTCTGAGCCCCAGCCAACACCAGCTCAAGCCCCGAGGAAGCACTACCGCAACAGAGAGCACTTTGCCACCATACGCACAGCATCGCTT GTTACCCGTGAGATGCAGGAACATGAGCAGGACTCTGAGCTGCGGGAGCAAATGTCGGGATACAAACGCATGAGACGGCAACATCAGAAGCACCTGATGGCCCTGGAGAACAAGCTGAAGGGGGAGATGGATGAGCACAGGCTGAGGCTGGACAAAGAGCTGGAGAGTCAGAGGAACAACTTCACCCAGGAGATGGAGAAGCTGCTCAAAAAGCACCAGGCGGCTCTGGACAAGGAT CTGAAGACGTTCACCAACGACGAGAAGAAGTTCCAGCAACACATCCAGGTGCAGCAGAAGAAGGAGCTCAGCAGCTTCCTGGAGTCACAGAAGCGCGAGTATAAACTACGCAAGGAGCAACTCAAAGAG GAGCTGAGCGAGAACCAGTCGACTCCCaagaaagagaagcaggagTGGCTGTCCAAGCAGAAGGAGAACATCCAGCACTTCCAG gcggaggaggaggccaacctgctgaggagacagaggcagTACCTGGAGCTGGAGTGTCGGCGCTTCAAACGCAGGATCCTGATTGCCAGACACAATGTGGAGCAGGATCTGGCCAGAGAG GAGCTGAACAAACGGCAGACACAGAAGGACCTGGAGCATGCCATGCTGCTCAGGCATCACGAGTCGATGCAGGAGCTGGAGTTCAGGCACCTGGGGACGATCCAGAAGGCGCGGGCCGAGCTGATCCGGACCCAGCATCAGACAGAGCTCACCAACCAGCTGGAATACAataagaggagggagagggagctgaGGCGCAAGCATGTCATGGAGGTCCGACAGCAGCCCAAGAGCCTCAAG tCTAAGGAGCTTCAGATCAAGAAGCAGTTCCAGGAGACGTGTAAAACCCAGACCAGGCAGTACAAGGCCCTCAGGAACCACCTGCTGGAGACCACGCCCAAGTCTGATCACAAGGCCGTGCTcaagaggctgaaggaggagcAGACCAGGAAGCTGGCCATCCTGGCCGAGCAGTACGATCACTCTATCAATGAAATGCTGTCCACGCAGGCT ctgcGGTTAGACGAGGCTCAAGAGGGGGAGTGTCAGGTTCTGaggatgcagctgcagcaggagctggagctgctcaaCGCGTACCAGAGCAAGATCAAGATGCAAACAGACGCTCAACAcgacaaggagaggagggagctggagcagagggtCTCTCTGCGGAGGGCTCTGCTGGAGCAGAAA ATTGAGGAGGAAATGCTCGCCCTGCAGAACGAGCGCCTGGAGCGAATCCGCTCACTGCTGGAGCGCCAGGCCCGAGAGATCGAGGCTTTTGACTCGGAGTCCATGCGGCTGGGCTTCAGCAACATGGTCCTCACAAACCTGGCTCCTGAttcccagggaggctgggggggaggaggtggaggaggccaGGGGGCTCAGGGGGGAGGCCACTGgccaggaggaggtggaggaggcggcCACCATAGTCATCACCACCAGGGGGGCTCCAGCTCACAGCAGCCATGGGGTCACCCCATGCTGGCTGGGGGCCCACCGCCCTGGAGCCTCCACCACCCCGGAGGAGGGAGTCAGAGGGGGAGCGGAGGAGGGGCAGGTGGGGTGAGGAACAGCCCGCAGGCTATGAGGAGGACGTCATCAGGGGGGAGGAATGAACAGGGCATGAGCAGGAGCGCCAGCATCACCTCTCAGATATCCAACGGATCCCACCTGTCGTACAcctag